In the genome of Polyangia bacterium, the window TTGCGGACCTTGTCGAGGGGAAGCTCCATCTTGGCGCTGATCTCCTCGTGCGTCGGTTCGCGTCCGAGCTCTTGCACCAGGTATCGGCTGGTGCGGACCAGCTTGTTCATGGTCTCGATCATGTGAACGGGGATTCGAATCGTGCGGGCCTGATCGGCGATGGCGCGCGTGACCGCCTGGCGAATCCACCAGGTGGCGTAGGTGGAGAACTTGTAGCCGCGTTTATAGTCGAACTTGTCGACGGCGCGCATGAGGCCGATGTTGCCTTCCTGGATGAGGTCCAGGAACTGCAGCCCGCGGTTCGAGTACTTCTTTCCGATCGACACCACCAGCCGCAGGTTGGCCTCGATGAGCTCGGTCTTGGCCTTCTCGGCCATGCGCTCGCCGTCCTGGATCTCGCGCACCGTATCGCGCAGGACCCGTTCGGTCAGCTTCGCCTCGCTCTCGACCTTTTTTTTCCGCTTTTGAGCGGTGGCGATGACCCGCGACATCTCCTCGACCTCGCCGGGGCGTAGGCCCAATTTTTGGGAGACCGCCCGCTGCCGCAGCGGCGACGAGCGGATCTCGCGCAGCGTCTGCCGGAACTCTTTCACCGACAGACCCGACTGCTGCTCGCGATCGCTGATCTCGCGATCGGCCTGATCGATGCGCTGAACGAACTGCTTCAGCTTCTGCACTATGTCGTTGATCTGCTTTTTCTTGAAGCGCAGTTCCTGCAGCACGGCCAGGATGGCCTGGCGAGAATCGTCCAGCTGCTTTTGCCACTTCTTCTTGGCGGCGGCCGAGGCCGCGGACGGGAGCGGCTCGGCCAGCGCCGCTTGCGCTTTCCAAAGATGCCGAACTTTGTCGATCAGCTTGCAGGCGCGGTCGACGTGCCACTGCTCGTCCAGTTCGCCGTCCTCCTCGTCAGCGTCCTTGAGGACGTCCTTGACCCGGATCTCCGCCTTGCGCAGCTTGTTGCCCAGGTCGAGGATCTCTTCGATGGCGACCGACGAGTTCAACACGACCCGTAAGACCCGTCGCTCGCCCTCTTCGATGCGCTTGGCGACCTCGACCTCGCTCTCGCGCGTCAACAGCGCCACCGAACCCATCTTGCGCAGGTAGATGCGCACTGGATCACTGGTAGAGGAGTAGCCGCCGGCCTCTTCGTCCTCCGCGGCCTCGCTCTTCGCGTCGCTCTCGGCGCTTTCTTCGTCGTCGCCTTCGCCGTCGGCGACCGCTTCGCCGGCGGGCTTGTCAGTGGCCTTGCCCTTCGCCGCGCCCTCGACCAGTTCGATGCCCGCCGCCGAAAACGCCGCCAGCCAGTCGTCCATCTGGGGGGACGACGCGAAGCTCTCCGGCAGATATTCGTGGACCTCGTCGTAGGTCAAGAAGCCCTTGGCTTTGCCCCGGGCGATGAGCTCGCTCTTTCGACGCTCGCTTTCCTTCAACGACGCTTTGTCCTTCTTGCCGTTTGGCTTTTCGTCGTTCTTTTCTTCCTTCTTGCCGCGGGCGCCGTTCTTCGCGGGCCCGCCACGCAAGCCAGCGGCGCCCTCTTCGGCGCCGTCGCTGTCTGATTCTGTATCGAAGGGATCGTTCATTTCTGCGGCTCGCCCGCGGTCTTGGCTTCGCCGACGGGCGGGTCGTTCACGGACGGCATGCTCATGATGTCCTTCCGGGCTGCTTTCCAGCACTTCTGGACGATCCACGACATCGAACGATCCTGTCGCATCGCTTCGGTTCCGATCTCCTTCAGCATCTCTTCAGGAAAGTACAGACTCTGTTTTCTCTTTTCAGATCCATTCATATCGACATCCTACGCGCCATAAGGCCAGAAGGCGTGGTATCAAACTCAGGTTGGTTATCGGAAGCGCCGATGGCCGGAAGACCATCTGAATGCCAGCACCTCGACATTATCTGCACGGCGACTACTTGGAACCATCGGACCGCAGCCCCGGCAGCGTGGTGTACTGCGCTTACTGCGACGGTTTTTGCCTGCCGGAGCATTTCTCCGACGAGCACCGGGGCGCCGAGAACATCGTCCGCTTGACGGCGGGCAAAAAGGTTCTCTACCGGGCGCGGCAAACCATCGAACGCCCGGCTGACGCGCCGAACTTCTTCGAAGGCACGCCCGATCCCGTTTGAGATAAACGAGCGGGCGCGCGACCTCCCCAGCCTCATGCCGCGTGTTTCGCGCTTGAATTAGGGCCGCGCGGTCGCGGCCGGTTGACTCCCCGACGAGGGGAATTGGTCAGATGACCTTGACGCCGCTGGCCTGGGGCCCTTTTTTGCCCTGGACCACCTCGAACTCGACCTTGGTGCCCTCTTGCAGCAGAGCGCCGCCGGTGTCGTTGGCGTGAACGAAGACGTCCTTGCCCCCGGCCTCCGGCGTGATGAAACCAAACCCCTTGGCGGTATTGAAGAACTTAACGGTGCCTTTTTGCATTGGTCCCGCATCATGAGGCATCAGGGGCGCGCGGACCACCAGATTCAAAGCGAAACGACGTTTTCTTGGTCCGGGGCACCGGCTCAGCCGGTGGCGTTCGGACGGGCCCCGGGGAGCAGATCGGCGAAGATGAAGCCGTCACGCCTGACAATCTCGCCGCTGCGGATCGGGATGGGCCGGCTGAAAATCGGGCCGGCATAGGCAAAGGTATGAAATTCGCCGTGCTCGCCGCAGGGATCGACTGAAGCGGGAAGGTCCGCCAGCAGGGCGGCGTCGAACTCGCGGCCCACGAAGGTTGGGTCCAGCTTGGTCGGGTCGATACAGGTCAAGCGGGCCTGAAGTTTTTCGCGCACCATGGCGGCGGCCAGCGCGTCCGTCGCCATCCCCCAGAGCGGAAACAGAGGAGTGAGCCCCGATCCGCGCAGGCGGCCCTCTCGATACTGACGAATATCCTGGAGAAAAAGGTCGCCGAAAGCGATCGCTGTGATGCCGGCATCCCGCGCCCGCGCCATCGCCTGAGCCATCCCCGACTCGTACGCGGCGTTGCTGCACGGCCAGGGAACGGGCACCGGCCAAAGCGGCAATCCCGCCGCGGCGGCCTGGGCCAGCAGCAGCTCGGTCCGAACCGCGTGCATCGCCACGCGGTCGGCGGCCTGGTCGATGGTCGTCAACAACCCGACGACCTCTACCTCGGCCTGTTGCCTCAGCACGTGAAGCGACCAGGCGCTGTCTTTGCCGCTGCTCCAGGCCAAGAGCACCTTCGGTCGACTGGCGGTGATGGTCGGCATCAGCTTCGCGAAGCGAAGGCGGGGCAGTCGCGGATGGGCTGCCGAGGATATTTGGTCGGCAGCGCGCCGCACATAAGGAACTGAGACGTCCTTGTCTGTACGACGCGGCTATTCGCGCAGCGATGGCAAAGGCTCTCCGCGAACGGGAGGGCGTTGATCTTTGGCCTGGTTTCGTCGTCGGGGCCGGGCGATCGCATCAGATCTAACCAGGGTGCCGGATCGCGGTGGCCACTGTCGAGCCCAATGCGATACGTTCCGCATTGAACCTACTTGGCCTTACGCGCAAAGCCGGGCCCGCCAGCGATCTTCCTATTTTTCTCGCTGAATTCTGGTTCAATTGAGAGTGGATGAACCAGATTCGCCGGCTGCGGTCATTTCCTCTGTAGATGGCGCCCAAACCGTACCTCCGCCTTGCTGCGCCGTTGCCAGAGCACGGTCAGGGCGGCGACGTTATCGACGACGGACCGGTGGTCTTCGACGTGCTCTTCAAGCGATATGCCGGGTACGTCGCCGGGCTGGCCGCGCGCCTGTTGGGGTCGGGCGATGCGGACGTGGACGATATCGTGCAGGACGTCTTCTGGCTGGCCTCGCGGCGCCTGGCCAAGATCCAGAATTTGATCCAGGCGCGTGGATGGCTTTCCACCGTGACCACCCGGGTGGTGCGGCGCAAGCTGATGCGCCGGCGCTTCCGCGCGCTTTTCCACGGCGATCAGCGCAACGTTGATGTTCCGGCGCGTGGCGCGACCGCGGAAGAACACGCCTTGCTCGCACGTCTTTACGAGGTGCTGAAAAAGTTGCCGACCGATCAGCGGCTGGCGTGGTCGCTGCGCTACCTCGAGGGCGAGCCCCTCGATGCAGTGGCGGTAGCGTGTGGATGCAGTCTTTCAACAGCCAAGCGGCGGGTAGGCGCCGCAAAGAGTGTGATCGATGAGGTGTTTCGTGATGACTGATCAAAGGTGGGGTGTGTTGGGCGAGAAGATCGAACCCAGCTGGAGACCGGAGCGCGAGCGCGTGACCCGGGAGGCGATCGATCGGCGCGCCAGCAGACGGCGGACAATGACCCGCGCGGGCTCGGCGTTGGGGGCGTTGGCGCTGGTGGCAGGGGGCGCGGGCGCGATCGTCGGCTTGAGGACGCATGCGCCACCGGCGACGGAGGCGATTTCGCTGTCGACGCAGGCGGCGCCCGCCCCGCTGGCGGTCGGCACGGTCACCGTCACGCATCTTTCGCCAGAGACGATCCTTGATCCGATGCCGGATCACCACGGGCGGGGGTTCGCGCTTCGTTCGGGTGGTGCGCGGTTCATGGCGCCGCACGAGGCGGGCAATCCGTTCGTGGTGATCGCCGGGGACGTGACGATCGAAGACCTGGGGACGATCTTCACGGTGCAGTACCTGGCTGCTGACAAGGTGGACGTCTCTGTCGAAGAAGGACGGGTCAAGGTTCACGCGCAGGGCGCGGACTCCGAGGTTGTCGCCGGCGAGCACCGGGCGTTCGCGGTCTCGCCGTCGCCGGCGATCAAGAAAACCAGCCGTGCGCTGGCCGAGCGGATCTCGCCGACGTCTTGGCGTCTGCTGGCCAAGAGCGGGCGCTACGACGAGGCCCACGCCGCCCTGAAGAAAGCGGGACCAAACGCCGTCCGCGACCAGACCGCCGATCTTCTTTTGGCCGCCGACACCGCGCGCCTGGGAGGTTACCCCGCGGGCGCGGTCCCCTATCTCGAGCGCGTCGTGCGTACCCACGCCGCCGATCCGCGTTCCAGCCTGGCGTCGTTCACCCTTGGGCGCGTGCTGCTGGACGAACTTGGCCGTCCCGCCGAGGCAGCCGAGGCGTTTGCCCGCGCGCGCGGGGCAGGCGGGCCCCTGGCCGAGGACGCGCTGGCGCGCGAGGTTGAGGCGGCGTCGCGCGCCGGCGACGCGAACCGCAGCCACACGCTGGCGCGCGAGTATCAGCAGCTTTACCCGAGCGGACGACGGGCCAAGGCCGTCGCGAGATTCGGCGGGGTCGACTGACGACGGCGGCCGCCACGGTGGTCGGCGTGGCACTGGCAATGGTTAGCGCGCGGGCCAACGCCGAGCCGCGCGACAAACCGCGGGTGTCCATCGCCATCGCTGGTTGCGATGAGGCGCTGGCGCGCGAGGCGCAGCGGATCGCAGCGATCGAGCTGCGCGCGGTGCTGGTCGAACAGACTTCCGACGGCGCGACCACGCAGATCGCCGCGACCTGCGACGCGGCGTCGGCGGATCTGCAGGTGCTGGATCCGACGACCGGCAAATCGCTGCGGCGTTCGGTGGCGCTTTTTCAGGCCGCGCCGGCGGCCCGCGCGCGCTTGCTGGCGCTGGCTATCGCCGAGTTGGTGGCAGCAAGCTGGTCCGAGCTTGAGACCAACCCGGAACCGAAGGCGCCGCCCGCCGTGCCGCTGGCCCCGGTAACGGCGCGCGAGGCGGCGCGCGGCGTGGTGGCGCGAGCGCCGATCGAGGTCGGGGTGGTGGCCGATGCGCACCTGCTGTCCAGCCGCGATCTGGTTCCGGGCGGCGGCGCCCGCAGCGCCATTGGAATCGGTGGTCGTTTCTTCTTGCGCATCGACGCCCTGGCCCATCACGCCGAACTGGCGCGCGATTCAGGGACCATCGCTTTGACGCTGGCCAGCGTCTCGGGCGCCGTCGGCGCCTCCTTCGACGCCGCCTGGCTGCAGCCCAAGGTGAGCCTGGGGGTGCGCGCCGGCTACGCCTGGATGAACGGGGTCGCGGCCAGCGCCGCCAGCACCGGACGCAGCGAAAACGACGCCTGGTTCGGGCCCGAGCTGGCGGTCGATCTGTCGGCTTGGCCTCGCGCGCGGGTCCATCCGCTGCTGTCGCTGGCCGCTGGCGCGCACATCGTGGGGGTCAAAGGAACCGTCAGTGGTGGCAACGACGTCACGGCGACCGGATTGTGGAGCGCTCTTAGCCTGGGCGTCGCGGTTCGATAGGTCAAAGACGTATGGGACGGAAAAAAACACGCCCCGTGAACCATCCTGGCCGGTGGCGGCCATTGTCTGTTGGGAGCTGGACGAAAGTGATCTGCCTGTTTCTCCTGCCGCAACGATGGCTTCCGATCTCGGCGGCCCTGACGGCGTGGGGTTGCGTCGAGCAGGCTGGACCAGTGTTGAGCAGCGCGCCCATCGTCAATCCCGATCCGGTGGCGCCGTTGCCGTCGGCCGCCCAGCTGGCCTGGCAAACCCAAGAGCTGACCGCCTTCCTTCATTTCGGCGTCGATACGTTTTCAGGCAAGGAACAAGGAGACGGTACCGACAGTCCGGCAATCTTCAATCCCACCGCCCTTGATGCCGGCCAGTGGATGACGACGCTGCGAACCGCCGGTTTCCGTCAGGCCATGTTGACCGCCAAGCACCACGACGGATTCTGCTTGTGGCCAACCAAGTGCACCCCGTATTCGGTGACAGCCAGCCCGTGGATGGGCGGTCAGGGCGACGTGGTCGGCCAGTTCGTCCAAGCCGCTCACGAGGCGAACATTCGCGTGGGCCTGGCGCTGTCGCCCAATGATCGGCACGAGACCAGTTTGGGCACGCTCGACTATCAAGCGGTCTTTAACTGTCAGCTCACTGAGCTTCTCTCGAACTATGGCACCATCGACGAGATCTGGCTGTGGGACGACAACGGCACCCCAGCCAGCTTTAATTTTGCCGCGGTCCACGACCTGGTGCGCCGGCTGCAGCCGGACACGCTGGTCGACGTCGGGAACGTCACCGCCAGTGTCGGTGCGGACCTGCGCAGCGTCGGGACGGCTTTGCCCACGCCTGATGCGGGCGCGCCCGATCAAACCAGCGTCAAACCCGAGCCCGGCAACACCACCGGAATGTTGGCGTGGTATCCGGCCGAGGCGGTTTATGGGATTCGTCCCGGTTGGTTCTGGCACGCCGCCGAAGACACCCAGCTAAAGTCGCTGGGACAGTTGATCGACGTCTATTACAACTCTGTCGGGCGAAACAGCGTCCTGCTGCTTAACGTTCCGCCCAACACGCAAGGCGTGCTGGCGGCGCCCGACGTCGCTGAGTTGACCCAGTTCGGCGCCGACATTCGGGACATCTATCGGCAAAATCTGGCGGCGGCCCGTCCTGCCGTCGCCGATTCGGTCTTCAAAGGCGTGCCCGTCCATGCCGCGGCGCTGGCGGTCGACGGAAGTCCCGACACGTATTGGGCCGCCGGCCAAGGCACGACCAGCGCGCGCCTCGAGATCGATCTCGGTGGGCCACAGACCTTCAACGTCGTCAACATCCAGGAGCCGATCGCGCTGGGCGAGCGAACCACCGCCTATCACGTCGAGGTCAGCACGGATGGCCCGTGGGTGACCATCGCCAGCGGCACGTCCATCGGCGAGCGCAACCTGCTGCGGGTCGGCACCATCACCGCCAGCAGCGTCGCCCTGGTCATCACGCAGGCACGCGGCGCTCCCGCCATCGCAGAGTTCGGCGTCTATCTATCGCCCTTTCTGTAACGGTCTCTTGGAATGCCGGGGGTTTTCAATGAAGGCTGACATCCGTTGCGCGGTATTTTTGTTTTGCTCGCTGCTGGCGGCGTGCAGTGGCGATATCGGTCGCCCCGGCGCCGGCGCAATGCCGGGCGGGATGTCGGGTACGACGGGGTCGGGCGGCGCCGGCGGCAGCAGCGTTCAACCGCCGCAAAATTGTCAGCAACCGCAGGCCGCCACACTGCGAGCCCGTCTGCTATCGCCCAGCCAGTACGACAACACCGTGCAGGATCTGCTGCAGGTCGGCGGTGATCCAGCCAAAGGCTTCGCGGGGGCGGGGTTTGCGCAGCTTGATGATTCTGCCGTCGAGCAACGCGCCAATGCCGCGGCCGCGGTGGCGCACGCCGCGGCCACGACGTTGTCGGCCTGGGCCCCGTGCAGTCCGACCGCCACCGATACCGCTACCTGCGAGCAACAGCTGATCGACGGGATGGGCGCGAAGGCCTTTCGCCGCCCGCTGACCGCCGACGACCGCACGCCGATGAAGGCGCTGTTCGACGCCGGCATCAAACAAAAGGATTTCGCCACCGGCGTCGAGTGGTTCTTGACCGGGCTCTTGCAGGCGCCCGACTTTCTGTATCTGCTGGCCAGGCCGGCGGGCAACGAAAAGCCGGGGCAGGTGGTGCCCATCGAAGCCCACGACATGGCCAGCCGCCTGGCCTACTTTGTCTGGAATTCTCCGCCAGATGACGCCCTCCTGGCCTCTGCCGACGCCGGTCGGTTGAACGATCCGGCCGAGCTGCGCGCGCAGTTCAACCGCATGGTCGGTGACCAGCGATTTCTGCGCGGGGTCTCCGGCTTTTATTCGCAGTGGCTGCACCTGGATGGTTTCGCCGAGGTGGCGCGCGATGACCAGGCCTTCACCGGCGACGTGGTGACGGCGCTTTCGACGTCGCTGTTGATGAGCGCCACGCAGATTTATTCGGCGCCGTCGCCCAACCTTTCGGATCTGTTTTCCGGCGACACCTATCCCCTCAACGCCACGTTGCGCACGTTTTATAATCGGCCGGGGACCGGCGACGGATTTGTGCCAGTGCCAATGGACGGTGAAGGCCGGCATGGCATCGCCACCCATCCCGGCTTGATGGCTTTGATGAGTCGGCCGGACGCCAGCAACCCCATCGCCCGCGGTTTGTTCGTGCTGGGGACGTTGCTTTGTCAGGACGTGCCCGCGCCGCCGGTGGGCGTCACCATTCCGCCGTTGCCGCCGATCATGCCGGGACGGTCGACGCGCGATCGTCTGGACCAGCACACCCAGAACGCGTTCTGCAGCGCCTGCCACAACAACATCGATCCGCCCGGTTTCGCTTTGGAGAATTTCGATCAGGTCGGGCGCTTCCGGACGGTCGACAGTGGCAAGGCGGTCGACACATCGGGCGTCATCCTCGGCGGCGGCGACATCGGCGGGCCCTTCGCCAACGGCGAGGCCTTGCTGACAAAGATTGCCGGCAGTCACGACGTCCGGAGCTGCTTTTCGCGCCAGTATCTGCAATACGCTCTTTCGCGTTCGGTGGTCGCCGCCGATCAATGCTCGGTTGACGATTTGGGGAAGACCTTCGCCGCGTCGGGCGATCTCAAGCAGCTGGTCGCCGCCGTGGCCAGCAGTGATGCCTTTCGGATGCGTTTGGCGGAAGGAGTGGCGCCATGAAGATTCTCAAGCACCGTCGGATCAAACGCCGCGATTTGCTCTCGTCGATCGGCGGCGCGGCGCTGGCCCTGCCGTTTCTCGAGCTGTTCGAACGCGCCGGCCGCGCCCAGAGTGCCGCCAAGACGTCGAAGTTCGCCGTCTTCTGCTACACGCCGGACGGCGTGAACCAGCAGGCGTTCTGGCCCACCGGAACCGAGACCAGTTTTCAGCTGAGCCCGATCCTGGCGCCGTTCGAGTCGTTCAAGGACAAGATGTTGATCCTGGGCCCGCAGATGACCGGCAACACGCCCAAGGGCGGGACCGGCCTTGCTTATGCCGGGCCCACCCCGCAGCACCAGGCGCCGGTGACTTTGTCCGCGCGGGTGGGGACTGGCTGCGGGACGGTCGGCGCATTTTGCAGCGCCGATCCCAACTTTGGGCTGCCGTACAAACCCGACCAGACCACCGCCAACAACACCATCAACGGCCCGTCCATCGATCAGGTGATCGCGACAGCGGTGCAGGGCGACAGTCTTTTTTCGTCGTTGAACTTCGGCCTTCACCCCATCGGCGGCGACACGCCGTCGGACATCAACTTTGCCCAGGACGGCACGTCGCTTAAACGCATGGCTTCGGCGGATGAAGCCTGGACCCGCATCTTCGGCGGAGCGGTCGTCAGCACGGCTCCCGGCGGTGCCGCCACCCAGGCGACGCTGGATCTCCAAAAACAAAGCGCGGTCAGCGATTTCCTGCACGCTCGTTTCGGCACCTTGCGCACGGTGGTCAGCGCCGCCGATCGCCAGACGTTGGATGGGCACCTTTCCGCGTTGCGAACCTATGAGGATCGCAAGACGAAACTGCTGATGTCACAAGCCAGTCAGATGGCGATGTGCACGCAGCCATCGAAGGGCAACGTGCCCTCCGACGCTGATTCGGTGCGGACTGGCTCCGACACGCAGCTCTTGTCGCCGTTCTTCATGGACATGATCAGCGCCGCCTTCACCTGCAATCTGACCAAGGTCGCGTCGGTGACTTTCGGATATCCCGGCGGTGGCGATGCCGGTGGACTGCGCATGCCGTGGCTGGGTTTCACTGATCCTTTGCATGCCATCTCGCACAACGGCGGCAACGCCGTCGCCCTGGACAAGTATCAAAAGATGGGCAACTGGATTGCCGGCCAAATTGCCGGGCTGATGCAAAAGCTGGCGGCGGTGCCGTTCGGATCAGGGACCTTGTTGGACAACACCACCATTTATTGGTTCAACCGCCACGGCGACGGCAATGCCCACTCGAACTTTGCGTTGCCCAATATCCTGTTGGGCGGCACCGGCGGTTATTTCCAGATGGGTCGCTACCTGCAACTGCCGGCGACCAGTCCGACCAAGGTTCTGATCTCGATCGCCAACGCGATGGGCGTGAATGTTCCGACTTTCGGCG includes:
- a CDS encoding DUF1552 domain-containing protein produces the protein MKILKHRRIKRRDLLSSIGGAALALPFLELFERAGRAQSAAKTSKFAVFCYTPDGVNQQAFWPTGTETSFQLSPILAPFESFKDKMLILGPQMTGNTPKGGTGLAYAGPTPQHQAPVTLSARVGTGCGTVGAFCSADPNFGLPYKPDQTTANNTINGPSIDQVIATAVQGDSLFSSLNFGLHPIGGDTPSDINFAQDGTSLKRMASADEAWTRIFGGAVVSTAPGGAATQATLDLQKQSAVSDFLHARFGTLRTVVSAADRQTLDGHLSALRTYEDRKTKLLMSQASQMAMCTQPSKGNVPSDADSVRTGSDTQLLSPFFMDMISAAFTCNLTKVASVTFGYPGGGDAGGLRMPWLGFTDPLHAISHNGGNAVALDKYQKMGNWIAGQIAGLMQKLAAVPFGSGTLLDNTTIYWFNRHGDGNAHSNFALPNILLGGTGGYFQMGRYLQLPATSPTKVLISIANAMGVNVPTFGENALKDTSPLAGIAS
- a CDS encoding cold shock domain-containing protein; the protein is MQKGTVKFFNTAKGFGFITPEAGGKDVFVHANDTGGALLQEGTKVEFEVVQGKKGPQASGVKVI
- a CDS encoding DUF1588 domain-containing protein, which translates into the protein MKADIRCAVFLFCSLLAACSGDIGRPGAGAMPGGMSGTTGSGGAGGSSVQPPQNCQQPQAATLRARLLSPSQYDNTVQDLLQVGGDPAKGFAGAGFAQLDDSAVEQRANAAAAVAHAAATTLSAWAPCSPTATDTATCEQQLIDGMGAKAFRRPLTADDRTPMKALFDAGIKQKDFATGVEWFLTGLLQAPDFLYLLARPAGNEKPGQVVPIEAHDMASRLAYFVWNSPPDDALLASADAGRLNDPAELRAQFNRMVGDQRFLRGVSGFYSQWLHLDGFAEVARDDQAFTGDVVTALSTSLLMSATQIYSAPSPNLSDLFSGDTYPLNATLRTFYNRPGTGDGFVPVPMDGEGRHGIATHPGLMALMSRPDASNPIARGLFVLGTLLCQDVPAPPVGVTIPPLPPIMPGRSTRDRLDQHTQNAFCSACHNNIDPPGFALENFDQVGRFRTVDSGKAVDTSGVILGGGDIGGPFANGEALLTKIAGSHDVRSCFSRQYLQYALSRSVVAADQCSVDDLGKTFAASGDLKQLVAAVASSDAFRMRLAEGVAP
- a CDS encoding ATP-binding protein — protein: MPTITASRPKVLLAWSSGKDSAWSLHVLRQQAEVEVVGLLTTIDQAADRVAMHAVRTELLLAQAAAAGLPLWPVPVPWPCSNAAYESGMAQAMARARDAGITAIAFGDLFLQDIRQYREGRLRGSGLTPLFPLWGMATDALAAAMVREKLQARLTCIDPTKLDPTFVGREFDAALLADLPASVDPCGEHGEFHTFAYAGPIFSRPIPIRSGEIVRRDGFIFADLLPGARPNATG
- a CDS encoding TIGR04563 family protein, which codes for MNGSEKRKQSLYFPEEMLKEIGTEAMRQDRSMSWIVQKCWKAARKDIMSMPSVNDPPVGEAKTAGEPQK
- a CDS encoding alpha-L-fucosidase, with amino-acid sequence MLSSAPIVNPDPVAPLPSAAQLAWQTQELTAFLHFGVDTFSGKEQGDGTDSPAIFNPTALDAGQWMTTLRTAGFRQAMLTAKHHDGFCLWPTKCTPYSVTASPWMGGQGDVVGQFVQAAHEANIRVGLALSPNDRHETSLGTLDYQAVFNCQLTELLSNYGTIDEIWLWDDNGTPASFNFAAVHDLVRRLQPDTLVDVGNVTASVGADLRSVGTALPTPDAGAPDQTSVKPEPGNTTGMLAWYPAEAVYGIRPGWFWHAAEDTQLKSLGQLIDVYYNSVGRNSVLLLNVPPNTQGVLAAPDVAELTQFGADIRDIYRQNLAAARPAVADSVFKGVPVHAAALAVDGSPDTYWAAGQGTTSARLEIDLGGPQTFNVVNIQEPIALGERTTAYHVEVSTDGPWVTIASGTSIGERNLLRVGTITASSVALVITQARGAPAIAEFGVYLSPFL
- a CDS encoding sigma-70 family RNA polymerase sigma factor encodes the protein MAPKPYLRLAAPLPEHGQGGDVIDDGPVVFDVLFKRYAGYVAGLAARLLGSGDADVDDIVQDVFWLASRRLAKIQNLIQARGWLSTVTTRVVRRKLMRRRFRALFHGDQRNVDVPARGATAEEHALLARLYEVLKKLPTDQRLAWSLRYLEGEPLDAVAVACGCSLSTAKRRVGAAKSVIDEVFRDD
- a CDS encoding FecR domain-containing protein; translation: MTDQRWGVLGEKIEPSWRPERERVTREAIDRRASRRRTMTRAGSALGALALVAGGAGAIVGLRTHAPPATEAISLSTQAAPAPLAVGTVTVTHLSPETILDPMPDHHGRGFALRSGGARFMAPHEAGNPFVVIAGDVTIEDLGTIFTVQYLAADKVDVSVEEGRVKVHAQGADSEVVAGEHRAFAVSPSPAIKKTSRALAERISPTSWRLLAKSGRYDEAHAALKKAGPNAVRDQTADLLLAADTARLGGYPAGAVPYLERVVRTHAADPRSSLASFTLGRVLLDELGRPAEAAEAFARARGAGGPLAEDALAREVEAASRAGDANRSHTLAREYQQLYPSGRRAKAVARFGGVD